One window of Bacteroidota bacterium genomic DNA carries:
- a CDS encoding zinc-ribbon domain-containing protein, whose amino-acid sequence MDAPLERPASPPERTVQYCGQCGAENPLSGRFCTMCGAPLAEGVVRFVAPPSGPPSAATKPAGSKKLLVMVGAVAAFALVLFAVDRLSGTPESPVETEAPPATASGAAGTPPPAAPAPVTADPQTETRAAQIEADIAAAETEAGRIGKRIELVETYARAGLYGRAAEAQSALAEVTQTAAAWATVGTLWLDHIPQVGADEQAPVALSAIDAYQQSLAIEDDPDVRVNLALAYQYDPSTPMGTVEQLQTVIEGYPDHPEANFNMGLMRARIGRLDQAIESMERVIAVTDHDNPVHQRAELELAQLRGQAQQQGS is encoded by the coding sequence ATGGACGCGCCCCTCGAACGCCCCGCTTCTCCTCCCGAGCGCACGGTGCAGTATTGCGGGCAGTGCGGTGCTGAGAACCCCCTCTCCGGGCGCTTCTGCACGATGTGCGGTGCCCCGCTAGCTGAAGGAGTTGTCCGGTTCGTTGCGCCACCCTCTGGTCCGCCGTCGGCGGCCACGAAACCAGCGGGCTCCAAGAAGCTGCTCGTCATGGTCGGGGCGGTCGCCGCTTTTGCCCTCGTGCTGTTTGCCGTGGACCGCCTCAGCGGTACACCTGAATCGCCTGTGGAGACGGAGGCACCGCCAGCGACTGCATCCGGAGCGGCCGGAACACCGCCCCCTGCGGCACCGGCACCCGTGACGGCGGACCCCCAAACCGAGACGCGCGCGGCGCAAATCGAAGCCGACATTGCTGCCGCAGAGACAGAGGCAGGACGCATCGGCAAGCGCATCGAGCTCGTGGAGACCTATGCTCGTGCCGGTCTGTACGGCCGCGCGGCCGAGGCACAGTCCGCGCTCGCCGAGGTCACGCAGACCGCGGCAGCCTGGGCCACCGTCGGGACGCTCTGGCTCGACCACATTCCGCAGGTCGGCGCAGACGAGCAGGCACCCGTCGCCCTCAGCGCCATCGACGCCTATCAACAGTCGCTTGCCATCGAAGACGACCCCGACGTGCGCGTTAATCTCGCGCTCGCCTACCAGTACGACCCCTCCACGCCGATGGGCACGGTCGAGCAACTCCAGACGGTGATCGAGGGCTACCCGGACCACCCCGAGGCCAACTTCAACATGGGGCTCATGCGCGCACGCATCGGCCGCCTCGACCAGGCAATCGAGTCGATGGAGCGAGTGATCGCGGTCACGGACCACGACAATCCCGTGCATCAGCGGGCCGAGCTAGAACTCGCGCAGCTACGCGGCCAGGCCCAGCAGCAAGGCAGCTAG
- a CDS encoding neutral zinc metallopeptidase — MVQWRGRRKSGNIVDVRGGQSGRSRGGRRGAVAGGSLGCGTLIVVLIAVLLGADLQSILGLVGGSQQQAQVDQQPTATPPSDDAGEFTSVILASTEDIWNQLFRASGYQYAEPRLVLYTDQVRSACGINGAATGPFYCPADQQVYIDLSFLRELQRLGAPGDFAFAYVVAHEIGHHVQTLTGVSQQVSQAQRRSSQSRANQLSVLLELQADCYAGVWAHYADQDGYIEPGDIEEGMQAAAAIGDDRLARMSGRPIQPDGFTHGTSAQRMQWFRTGYQTGDTDSCDTFR; from the coding sequence ATGGTTCAATGGCGCGGCCGCCGCAAGAGCGGTAACATCGTAGACGTACGTGGAGGGCAGAGCGGCCGTAGCCGAGGCGGTCGCCGCGGTGCCGTGGCGGGCGGCTCGCTCGGCTGCGGCACGCTGATCGTTGTGCTCATCGCCGTGCTTCTGGGTGCTGACCTGCAGTCGATTCTCGGTCTCGTCGGGGGGTCGCAGCAGCAAGCGCAGGTGGATCAGCAGCCCACCGCGACCCCGCCGTCCGACGACGCGGGCGAATTCACCTCGGTGATCCTCGCCAGCACAGAGGACATCTGGAATCAGCTGTTCCGGGCGAGCGGCTACCAGTACGCCGAGCCGCGCCTCGTCCTCTACACCGACCAGGTCCGCTCGGCCTGCGGGATCAATGGGGCGGCGACGGGCCCGTTCTATTGTCCCGCCGACCAGCAAGTCTACATCGACCTGAGCTTCCTGCGCGAACTCCAGCGGCTCGGTGCTCCCGGCGACTTCGCCTTTGCCTATGTGGTCGCTCATGAGATCGGGCACCACGTCCAGACGCTCACAGGCGTCTCGCAGCAGGTCAGCCAGGCGCAGCGCCGGTCGAGCCAGAGCCGCGCCAACCAACTCTCGGTGCTCCTGGAACTCCAGGCCGACTGCTACGCGGGCGTCTGGGCGCACTATGCCGACCAGGACGGCTACATCGAGCCCGGCGACATCGAGGAAGGCATGCAGGCTGCCGCGGCTATCGGTGACGACCGGCTCGCGCGCATGAGCGGTCGCCCCATCCAGCCAGACGGCTTCACCCACGGTACCTCAGCGCAGCGGATGCAGTGGTTCCGCACCGGCTACCAGACGGGCGACACCGACTCCTGCGACACGTTTCGATAG
- a CDS encoding alpha/beta fold hydrolase, whose product MTASAPPVVLVHGFLDSPRLFRHMQAHLGAAGHTTHVPLLTPRTARGGLDRLAEHLRLFLDDTFASATEIDLVGFSMGGLIARYYVQRLGGLDRTRRLVTISTPHGGTLWSRLPLNRGIAQMRPGSAFLRDLDRDIDTLADVDMHSIWTPYDLMIVPARSSVLPVGTHEAVPVALHALMARDRRVLDLVSDALA is encoded by the coding sequence GTGACCGCGTCCGCCCCGCCCGTCGTGCTCGTCCACGGCTTCCTCGACTCGCCCCGGCTCTTTCGCCACATGCAGGCGCACCTCGGCGCTGCTGGGCACACCACGCATGTGCCGCTGCTGACGCCGCGAACCGCACGAGGCGGCCTCGACCGGCTCGCGGAGCACCTCCGCCTTTTCTTGGACGACACGTTCGCGTCGGCTACAGAGATTGACCTCGTCGGGTTTTCGATGGGCGGGCTGATCGCGCGGTACTACGTCCAACGCCTTGGTGGTCTCGATCGCACGCGGCGCCTCGTCACGATTTCGACCCCGCACGGCGGTACGCTCTGGAGCCGCCTCCCCCTTAATCGCGGCATCGCGCAGATGCGGCCGGGGAGTGCCTTCCTCCGCGATCTGGACCGTGATATCGACACGCTCGCCGACGTAGACATGCACTCGATCTGGACGCCTTACGACTTGATGATCGTCCCGGCGCGAAGTTCGGTCCTGCCCGTTGGCACCCACGAAGCCGTGCCTGTCGCGCTGCATGCGCTCATGGCCCGCGACCGACGTGTCCTTGACCTCGTTTCAGACGCACTGGCGTGA
- a CDS encoding insulinase family protein, which translates to MCTSSLSASLSRSYVLAVALAFGAGCAPAVVVTDAEAPAEEPTLVAGPLLAPPVTEAPGTPLPMRPDLLADTLDNGLAYYVLRNAEPQDRAELRLVVNAGSILEADDQQGLAHFLEHMAFNGTAQFERQELVDYLEGIGMRFGPDLNAYTSFDETVYLLQVPTDSTEIVETAFDILREWASAITLDPAEIDKERGVILEEERLGKGAQDRIQRQQLPVLFNGSRYADRLPIGTSDVIQNAPYEAIERFYADWYRPDLMAIVAVGDFDPAEIEAEIIERFAPLTNPDDAPERVGYGVPDGTEPQFAVASDPEATASVVGVLYGRTVQPAGTDSTFRRDLIAALYNQMLNDRLREIVRQPDAPFVAAFSFEGGFVRTRELYGLQAIVPEGGIEMGLRALLTEAARVRQHGFTATELTRAKTELRRAYEQAAREADKQESGRIAGALVSLALGGGPVVDPATEFLFADNLLPGIALAEVNAKAETLMPERNRSVLVSAPETEGVALPDEAALAAVFAVVDALSVAPYEDGAASEPLLPTLPEPGAIATRTRYPALDYAEFTLDNGVRVVHKQTDFQNDQVLVRAFSPGGTGLVDDSTYLAVRSAVAFVSQSGVGAFSVTDLEKKLAGQVVGVAPYISEREEGFQGSASPDDLETLFQLVHLYVTAPRLDADAVTSLTQRIRASIANRANSPQAAFADTLSVTLQQAHSRRLPFDEAALDALDPQASFSFYRDRFADLDDFTFVVVGNVDLDTLQPLATRYLGSLPTLPRTDSLVVIETPPPPGVVEKTVVRGVESQSRVALVYTGFFDEDDPEARRAAVLQFDTMGKVLNTRLREELREERGGVYGVGVSTSADRETGEYALQIGFGCDPTRVDELVAAVQAEVAALRAAPPAATYLQRVQEQARRQREENLRDNGYWLSVLENAYRYDESPEQLLGSVERLHALTVGDIQATARRFVNPDQVVRVVLVPEATSEEASGRE; encoded by the coding sequence ATGTGCACCTCTTCGCTGTCTGCTTCGCTCTCCCGTTCCTACGTGTTGGCTGTAGCGTTGGCCTTCGGAGCAGGCTGTGCGCCCGCTGTAGTGGTTACCGATGCGGAGGCGCCTGCCGAAGAGCCCACGTTGGTCGCTGGGCCGCTCCTCGCGCCGCCCGTGACAGAGGCACCTGGCACCCCGCTGCCGATGCGTCCTGACCTCCTCGCGGACACGCTGGACAATGGCCTCGCCTACTATGTGCTCCGCAACGCCGAGCCGCAGGACCGCGCTGAACTGCGCCTCGTCGTCAACGCAGGCAGCATCCTTGAAGCCGACGACCAGCAGGGCCTCGCGCACTTCCTGGAGCACATGGCCTTCAACGGCACCGCGCAGTTCGAACGCCAGGAATTGGTGGACTACCTCGAAGGCATCGGCATGCGCTTCGGCCCTGACCTCAACGCCTACACCTCGTTCGACGAAACCGTCTACCTCCTCCAGGTACCGACCGACTCCACGGAGATCGTAGAGACCGCGTTCGACATCCTCCGCGAGTGGGCCAGCGCCATCACGCTCGACCCGGCGGAGATCGACAAAGAGCGAGGCGTGATTCTGGAGGAGGAGCGGCTCGGCAAGGGCGCGCAAGATCGCATACAGCGCCAGCAGCTGCCCGTGCTCTTCAACGGCTCCCGCTACGCCGACCGCCTGCCCATCGGCACATCCGACGTGATCCAGAACGCACCCTACGAAGCCATTGAACGCTTCTACGCCGACTGGTACCGCCCCGACCTCATGGCCATCGTCGCCGTGGGCGACTTCGACCCGGCGGAGATCGAAGCCGAGATTATTGAGCGGTTTGCGCCGCTGACCAACCCCGACGACGCGCCGGAGCGCGTGGGCTACGGCGTGCCCGACGGTACCGAGCCGCAGTTTGCCGTTGCCAGCGACCCTGAAGCCACGGCCTCCGTCGTGGGCGTGCTCTACGGCCGCACTGTGCAGCCCGCCGGCACCGACTCGACGTTCCGGCGCGACCTCATCGCGGCGCTCTACAACCAGATGCTCAACGACCGGCTCCGTGAGATCGTGCGGCAGCCGGATGCGCCGTTTGTTGCTGCCTTCTCGTTCGAGGGCGGCTTTGTGCGCACACGCGAGCTTTACGGACTCCAGGCGATCGTGCCCGAGGGCGGCATAGAAATGGGGCTCCGCGCGCTGCTCACTGAAGCGGCGCGCGTCCGCCAGCATGGCTTCACCGCGACCGAATTGACGAGGGCGAAGACGGAGCTGCGGCGCGCCTACGAGCAGGCTGCCCGCGAAGCCGACAAGCAGGAATCGGGACGCATCGCCGGCGCTCTGGTGAGCTTGGCGCTCGGAGGTGGCCCCGTCGTCGATCCCGCGACCGAATTCCTGTTTGCTGACAACCTGCTGCCGGGCATTGCCCTCGCCGAGGTCAACGCCAAGGCCGAGACGCTGATGCCAGAGCGCAACAGGTCGGTGCTCGTGAGTGCCCCGGAGACTGAAGGCGTGGCCCTTCCCGACGAGGCTGCGCTCGCAGCGGTGTTTGCCGTGGTCGATGCGCTGTCCGTTGCGCCCTACGAGGACGGCGCCGCGTCCGAGCCGCTCCTCCCGACGCTGCCCGAGCCCGGGGCCATCGCCACACGCACCCGCTACCCGGCGCTCGACTACGCCGAGTTCACGCTCGACAACGGCGTCCGTGTCGTCCACAAGCAGACCGACTTTCAGAACGATCAGGTCCTCGTGCGGGCCTTCTCCCCAGGCGGCACGGGCCTCGTCGACGACAGCACCTACCTCGCCGTTCGCAGCGCGGTCGCGTTTGTGAGCCAGAGCGGCGTGGGCGCGTTCAGCGTCACCGATCTCGAAAAGAAGCTCGCGGGGCAGGTGGTAGGCGTTGCGCCCTACATCAGCGAGCGGGAAGAGGGCTTCCAGGGTAGCGCCAGCCCCGACGACCTGGAGACGCTCTTCCAACTCGTGCACCTCTACGTCACGGCCCCACGGCTCGACGCCGACGCCGTGACTTCGCTCACCCAGCGAATCCGCGCCTCCATCGCCAACCGAGCCAACAGCCCACAGGCAGCCTTTGCAGACACGCTCTCCGTCACGCTTCAGCAGGCCCATTCCCGCCGCCTGCCATTTGACGAGGCGGCCCTCGACGCGCTCGATCCGCAGGCGTCGTTCTCGTTCTACCGCGACCGCTTCGCCGACCTCGACGACTTCACGTTTGTGGTGGTCGGCAACGTAGACCTCGACACACTCCAGCCGCTCGCGACGCGCTATCTCGGGAGCCTCCCCACGCTCCCCCGCACAGACTCGCTCGTGGTGATCGAGACACCACCGCCACCCGGGGTCGTCGAGAAGACCGTCGTTCGCGGCGTCGAGTCACAGAGCCGGGTCGCGCTCGTGTACACCGGCTTCTTCGACGAAGACGACCCGGAGGCGCGCCGTGCTGCGGTCTTGCAGTTTGACACGATGGGGAAGGTGCTCAATACGCGGCTGCGCGAGGAACTGCGTGAAGAGCGAGGCGGAGTCTACGGCGTCGGCGTGAGCACGAGCGCAGACCGGGAGACGGGGGAGTATGCGCTGCAGATCGGATTCGGCTGCGACCCCACGCGCGTAGACGAACTCGTCGCGGCGGTGCAGGCCGAGGTGGCGGCACTCCGCGCAGCGCCTCCTGCCGCCACCTACCTCCAGCGCGTGCAGGAGCAGGCCCGGCGCCAGCGGGAGGAAAACCTACGGGACAACGGCTACTGGCTCTCCGTCCTCGAAAACGCCTACCGCTACGATGAATCCCCCGAACAGCTCCTCGGCAGCGTCGAGCGCCTGCACGCCTTGACCGTCGGGGATATCCAAGCAACCGCACGCCGTTTCGTCAACCCCGATCAGGTTGTGCGCGTGGTGCTCGTCCCTGAAGCGACCAGCGAAGAGGCGTCCGGCCGCGAGTAG
- a CDS encoding DUF4349 domain-containing protein, translating into MTSAMLSMVGWSSLGALCWCGVRPTYACAPPALSACIHGSPPPYRFWCTPACPTTHPSIPMRSLAYAFALLCVATLSLGAGCSSPSTESASLPFDDTGAALDAAEAIPVSRAEAPATPPQPERQLIKTGRLSLRVDDYDDAMAALRDTVARFDAYLAGEQEQRRTYRIENTVTVRVRAAEFDAMVAALAAIARTVESRAIDVQDVTEEFVDVEARLRSRRAAEERYLAILQQADDVNDVLAVQRQLDQVREEIERVEGRLRFLRDRVGFSTLTVTLFEETEYALTEGPGFFSQVADAVVTGWRALLDFVLALLSVWPFVLLFSSGLWLYRRWRRRNPRSRKPRRSAKGISETPMSAG; encoded by the coding sequence ATGACTTCGGCGATGCTGTCCATGGTTGGGTGGTCGTCTCTGGGTGCACTATGCTGGTGTGGGGTGCGCCCAACTTACGCTTGCGCTCCACCTGCACTTTCCGCGTGTATACACGGTAGCCCCCCTCCCTATCGTTTCTGGTGCACACCCGCATGCCCTACCACTCATCCGTCCATTCCCATGCGCTCCCTCGCGTACGCTTTTGCGCTTCTCTGTGTCGCCACGCTCTCACTCGGAGCGGGCTGTTCGAGCCCGAGCACCGAGTCGGCGTCGCTTCCATTCGATGATACAGGTGCGGCCTTAGATGCGGCCGAAGCTATTCCGGTCTCGAGAGCAGAGGCACCTGCGACCCCGCCTCAACCTGAGCGGCAGCTCATCAAGACGGGGCGGCTCTCCCTTCGCGTGGACGACTACGACGACGCCATGGCCGCGCTGCGCGACACCGTGGCTCGATTCGACGCCTACCTCGCAGGCGAGCAGGAGCAGCGCCGCACCTACCGCATCGAGAACACCGTCACCGTCCGCGTCCGCGCCGCTGAGTTCGACGCCATGGTGGCCGCCCTCGCTGCGATCGCCCGCACCGTGGAGTCCCGTGCCATCGACGTGCAGGACGTGACGGAAGAGTTCGTGGACGTCGAGGCGCGCCTCCGGTCGCGCCGCGCGGCCGAGGAACGCTACCTCGCCATCCTCCAGCAAGCCGACGACGTAAATGACGTACTCGCCGTGCAGCGCCAACTCGACCAGGTGCGCGAGGAGATCGAGCGCGTCGAGGGGCGGCTGCGCTTCCTGCGCGACCGCGTCGGCTTCAGTACGCTCACGGTAACGCTTTTCGAGGAGACGGAATATGCCCTCACCGAAGGGCCTGGCTTCTTCTCCCAGGTCGCCGACGCGGTCGTGACGGGTTGGCGTGCCCTTCTCGACTTTGTGCTCGCTCTGCTGTCGGTGTGGCCGTTCGTCCTGCTTTTCAGTAGCGGCCTCTGGCTCTACCGTCGCTGGCGGCGACGAAACCCGCGCTCAAGGAAGCCGCGCCGTTCGGCCAAAGGCATCTCGGAAACTCCGATGAGCGCAGGCTAG
- a CDS encoding TPM domain-containing protein, which translates to MSSTAHRMGRLCSLVTAIAVVPSLLAQVAVPPLTGRVVDLADVMDTASEAQVTSTLAALEDSSSHQVAVLTIPDLDGESVERVATRVFNTWALGQQGLNNGVLLVVARDDRRLRIEVGVGLEGVLTDAEAGRIIRNTMVPRFRSGDFAGGIREGVLAIERELVGQMPQAGPQAALGRDYVPFERPATPWGRIYWFVAHDTGWFGLLLLPIIGLLLYGLGYGFFVGSFSMEQRWPMLLFLLGFGSLSLLVLFVFLGEVLWIALYDRSVSEGAWLWSAPVSLMVLVFLVERWFSSAPVWQRWREAKRRVVRLKAEARANKENVTIYTWGETIVYDGKRAAARANSRGGSSFGGGFSGGGFSSGGFSGGGGFSSGGGASGGW; encoded by the coding sequence ATGAGTAGCACCGCGCACCGTATGGGGCGGCTGTGCAGTCTCGTGACCGCCATAGCGGTGGTGCCGTCGCTACTCGCCCAGGTCGCCGTCCCGCCCCTGACGGGACGCGTCGTGGACCTTGCCGACGTCATGGATACGGCCTCGGAGGCCCAGGTGACCTCGACGCTTGCGGCACTCGAAGACTCGTCGTCACACCAGGTCGCGGTCCTTACGATTCCTGACCTGGACGGCGAGTCCGTGGAGCGCGTAGCGACGCGCGTGTTCAACACGTGGGCGCTTGGGCAGCAGGGCCTCAACAACGGCGTCCTGCTGGTCGTCGCGCGAGACGACCGGCGGCTGCGCATCGAAGTCGGCGTCGGCCTCGAAGGCGTCCTGACCGACGCGGAGGCCGGCCGCATCATCCGCAACACGATGGTGCCGCGCTTCCGCTCAGGCGACTTCGCTGGAGGCATTCGTGAAGGCGTGCTCGCCATCGAGCGCGAACTCGTGGGGCAGATGCCGCAGGCCGGTCCACAGGCCGCGCTCGGCCGCGACTATGTCCCGTTCGAGCGACCGGCCACACCATGGGGCCGCATCTACTGGTTCGTCGCGCACGACACGGGGTGGTTCGGCCTTCTCCTGCTGCCGATCATCGGTCTCCTTCTCTATGGCCTCGGCTACGGGTTCTTCGTTGGCTCCTTCTCGATGGAGCAGCGCTGGCCGATGCTCCTCTTTCTCCTCGGGTTCGGCTCGTTGAGCCTGCTCGTTCTTTTCGTCTTTCTCGGCGAAGTCCTCTGGATTGCCCTCTACGACCGGAGCGTATCTGAGGGCGCCTGGTTGTGGAGTGCACCCGTTTCGCTCATGGTACTCGTCTTCTTGGTCGAGCGCTGGTTTTCATCTGCACCCGTGTGGCAGCGCTGGCGCGAAGCCAAACGCCGCGTGGTGCGACTGAAGGCCGAGGCCCGTGCCAACAAAGAGAACGTCACGATCTACACATGGGGCGAGACCATCGTCTACGATGGCAAGCGCGCCGCGGCCCGTGCGAACTCAAGGGGCGGCTCATCCTTCGGCGGTGGCTTCTCGGGCGGTGGCTTTTCTAGCGGCGGCTTCTCGGGTGGCGGCGGTTTTTCATCCGGGGGCGGTGCCTCTGGCGGCTGGTAA
- a CDS encoding TPM domain-containing protein, producing MIQLRFVLVLVFALLGAADAWAQPDIQRLRDRVMDDADILARATEDGLRARLAAHEDSTSNQVVVWTVKALGATTVEELANRAFNTWGLGQEATDNGVLLLVARDDRELRIEVGQGLEGALTDAQAGRIIRNEIVPRFRSGDFDGGVTAGVDAILGSLDGTYIAQDEDYSDDFSDMPLFFRLVFGGLFSGIPLTMAFLGGLFAPGCARYFMMLFFIPFVGIGTTVLFGSPTAGIVCVVIYLIVFLVLDRWIASTEWGQDAREKAKQGKSSKIYIGGIPITVGGSSSSGGGGGFSSGGFSGGGGFSSGGGASGSW from the coding sequence ATGATTCAGCTTCGATTCGTGCTCGTTCTCGTGTTTGCGCTGCTCGGCGCCGCCGACGCCTGGGCGCAGCCCGATATCCAGCGCTTGCGTGACCGCGTCATGGACGACGCCGATATCCTCGCCCGTGCCACCGAGGACGGCCTTCGCGCTCGCTTGGCCGCGCACGAGGACTCGACCTCCAACCAAGTCGTCGTGTGGACCGTCAAGGCGTTGGGCGCCACCACCGTCGAGGAGTTGGCCAACCGTGCCTTCAACACCTGGGGGCTCGGCCAGGAAGCCACCGACAACGGGGTGCTCCTCCTCGTTGCTCGGGACGACCGCGAGCTTCGCATCGAAGTCGGTCAAGGCCTCGAAGGCGCGCTGACCGACGCGCAGGCCGGCCGCATCATCCGCAACGAGATCGTGCCCCGCTTCCGCAGCGGCGACTTCGACGGCGGTGTCACTGCGGGCGTCGACGCCATCCTCGGCTCCCTCGACGGGACGTACATCGCCCAAGACGAAGACTACTCGGACGACTTCAGCGACATGCCGCTCTTCTTCCGCCTGGTCTTCGGCGGGCTGTTTTCGGGTATCCCGCTCACGATGGCCTTCCTGGGCGGCCTGTTTGCGCCGGGCTGCGCGCGCTACTTCATGATGCTATTCTTCATCCCCTTCGTCGGGATCGGCACGACCGTGCTCTTCGGCTCGCCCACCGCAGGCATCGTCTGCGTGGTCATCTACCTGATCGTATTCCTCGTGTTGGATCGCTGGATCGCCAGCACCGAGTGGGGTCAAGACGCCCGTGAGAAAGCCAAGCAAGGAAAGTCGTCCAAAATCTACATCGGCGGCATTCCGATCACCGTCGGCGGCTCTTCGTCCTCGGGTGGCGGCGGTGGCTTTTCGAGCGGCGGCTTCTCCGGCGGGGGCGGCTTCTCGTCGGGCGGCGGCGCGTCGGGCAGTTGGTAG
- a CDS encoding DUF2911 domain-containing protein, translating into MRLLALFSLLLLVAAPSFAQDMPARASDEARVSPNAMVMQTIGTTDVTVLYGRPSVKDRTLFGPEGEALEAYGKVWRSGANEATVIRTSGPLMVEGEELPAGTYALFTIPTEDSWTVIFNKTADQWGAYNYDDSQDQLRVEVAPASLDHVEQLTYSFVNVGDSSADLHLRWGTVAVPVQLSVAN; encoded by the coding sequence ATGCGCCTCCTAGCTCTCTTTTCTCTCCTGCTGCTCGTTGCAGCACCTTCGTTCGCCCAGGACATGCCCGCGCGCGCCAGTGACGAAGCGCGCGTCAGCCCCAACGCGATGGTCATGCAGACCATCGGCACGACAGACGTGACCGTCCTCTACGGTCGCCCCAGCGTGAAGGACCGCACGCTCTTCGGCCCCGAAGGCGAAGCGCTCGAAGCCTATGGCAAAGTCTGGCGTTCCGGGGCCAACGAGGCCACCGTCATCAGAACCTCGGGGCCGCTGATGGTCGAAGGCGAGGAACTGCCAGCGGGCACCTACGCGCTCTTCACCATTCCCACGGAAGACTCGTGGACGGTGATCTTCAACAAGACCGCTGACCAATGGGGGGCCTACAACTACGACGACAGCCAGGACCAGCTGCGCGTCGAGGTGGCCCCCGCCTCGCTGGACCACGTCGAGCAGTTGACGTACTCGTTCGTGAACGTGGGCGATAGCTCGGCCGACCTGCACCTGCGCTGGGGCACGGTGGCCGTTCCCGTACAGCTGTCCGTCGCAAACTAG
- a CDS encoding metallophosphoesterase has protein sequence MPEPAVYRLAHLSDVHFGRIDSPTIVDALVDEVNNADMDLVVVSGDLTQRARAWQFVAARAFLDRFTAPVLVVPGNHDVTAWWHNPIERVYRPVRKYQHYITDDLAPTFEATRSGLPPLAVLGLNSAHGKTVKGGLVQAQHRARITSYFEGQPTEAFRVLVLHHHLTRVQSLDDHDVSDGGFETLFTAAESGINLVLCGHIHKSTVSSVKLDFTPESVEAEWSQHIVIASAGTATSNRSREPEGKRTNYYNWIRIDETETHVLERRYDHAAGRFNAVRETSHTRDGSTSTQRVF, from the coding sequence ATGCCTGAGCCCGCAGTCTACCGCCTCGCCCACCTCTCGGACGTCCACTTCGGGCGCATCGATAGCCCGACCATCGTTGACGCGCTCGTCGATGAGGTGAACAACGCGGATATGGACCTGGTCGTGGTCTCGGGCGATCTGACGCAGCGCGCGCGCGCATGGCAATTCGTAGCCGCCCGCGCCTTCCTTGACAGATTCACGGCTCCCGTACTCGTGGTGCCCGGCAACCACGACGTGACGGCTTGGTGGCACAATCCCATCGAGCGCGTTTATCGCCCGGTGCGGAAGTACCAGCACTACATCACCGACGACCTCGCCCCCACGTTCGAAGCCACGCGATCAGGGCTGCCGCCGCTCGCCGTGCTTGGGCTCAACTCGGCGCACGGAAAGACGGTCAAGGGAGGCCTCGTCCAAGCTCAGCACCGCGCCCGGATCACGTCGTACTTCGAAGGGCAGCCTACCGAGGCATTCCGCGTGCTCGTGTTGCATCACCATCTCACGCGCGTGCAATCACTCGACGACCACGATGTGTCGGATGGCGGCTTCGAGACACTCTTCACAGCCGCAGAGTCCGGGATCAACCTTGTCCTATGCGGTCACATCCATAAATCGACGGTCTCGTCGGTCAAGTTGGACTTCACGCCTGAGAGCGTCGAAGCTGAATGGAGCCAGCATATTGTGATTGCTAGCGCAGGGACGGCCACGAGCAACCGTTCGCGCGAACCCGAAGGCAAACGGACGAACTACTACAACTGGATCCGTATCGACGAGACGGAAACACACGTGCTGGAGCGACGCTACGACCACGCTGCGGGGCGCTTCAACGCCGTTCGGGAAACCAGCCACACCAGAGACGGGTCTACGTCGACGCAGCGGGTATTCTGA